In Geotrypetes seraphini chromosome 4, aGeoSer1.1, whole genome shotgun sequence, a single window of DNA contains:
- the PLEKHF1 gene encoding pleckstrin homology domain-containing family F member 1 translates to MVDNLANSEINLQRIAAVENCFGASGQPLAVSERVLVGEGILTKECRKKPKPRIFFLFNDILVYGTIVINKRKYNSQHIIPLEDVTLEVLPDTNQVKNRWMIKTSKKSFVVSAASLTERKEWIGHIEECVRQLLEKTGRQPTMDHAAPWIPDRATDICMRCTQTKFSTLTRRHHCRKCGFVVCGVCSKHRFLMPRLSTKPLRVCGLCYKQLLAEKEEEAEKERQKSEKFHLERPVYDPSSEEDSDKSDDDSEKAEQLPMGNEFYSSDVSWSAFHR, encoded by the coding sequence ATGGTGGACAATTTGGCCAACAGTGAGATCAACCTTCAGCGTATCGCTGCTGTTGAAAACTGCTTTGGCGCATCTGGACAACCTCTGGCTGTGTCCGAAAGGGTTTTAGTAGGGGAAGGCATTCTGACAAAAGAATGTCGGAAAAAACCAAAACCTCGTATCTTCTTCCTTTTCAATGACATCCTTGTCTATGGGACAATTGTGATAAACAAAAGGAAGTACAACTCGCAGCACATTATCCCACTGGAGGATGTCACCTTGGAGGTCCTCCCAGACACAAACCAAGTGAAGAACCGCTGGATGATTAAGACATCAAAAAAGTCCTTTGTGGTTTCTGCAGCCTCCCTCACAGAACGTAAGGAATGGATTGGCCACATCGAGGAGTGTGTCAGACAGCTACTggaaaagacagggaggcagcCCACCATGGATCATGCTGCCCCTTGGATACCAGACCGAGCCACCGATATCTGCATGCGCTGCACGCAGACCAAGTTCTCCACACTCACTCGGAGACACCATTGCCGCAAGTGTGGCTTTGTGGTGTGCGGGGTCTGCTCCAAGCACAGATTTCTAATGCCAAGGCTGTCCACTAAGCCACTGAGGGTCTGTGGCCTCTGTTACAAGCAGCTTCTGGCAGAGAAAGaagaagaggcagagaaagaaagacagaaatcgGAGAAATTCCATTTGGAAAGACCGGTTTATGACCCTTCCAGTGAAGAAGACAGCGACAAATCTGACGATGACTCTGAAAAAGCAGAGCAATTACCAATGGGTAATGAATTCTATTCATCTGATGTCTCATGGTCTGCTTTTCATCGATGA